In the genome of Ignavibacteriota bacterium, the window TTGGGCAGGAACAACAGCCGGAGTTTATAAAAGCACAGACGCTGGCTTGACTTGGACAAACACTGTCGCTCTCCCGGCAATGGATTTAGTTGTTCATCTAACTGATTCAAATAAAGTCATTGCTTCTTGTGGTAACTTTGGGTATGCAGCCACGGTCATTCGTACTTCCGATGGCGGAATGAATTGGGAGAATCTGATTTTTCCTGACTATCTGGGAAAAACAATGCTGGGAATTTCGGAATCAAATCCTGATATAGTGTATGCAAGTGTCGGTGATGACAGCACAAACGGAACAGGTTCGCTCTGGAAAACCACAGATTTCGGTTTGAGTTGGAACGAACAAAGCAATAGTTCAACACATGGCATTTGGGGTGTACAAGGTTGGTACTCGCATTATGTTGCTGTACATCCAACAACACCGGATCTGCTCGTTCATGCAGTCGTTGGAATGGGACGTTCTACGAATGGTGGAGTTAATTTTTCCGGCGCATCTTCTTATTCAGACCATCATGCATTCGCACTTCATCCAACCAATCCGAATATATTATATGATGCAAATGACAACGGGATTTACCGTTCGACAAATTTCGGACAGTCATTTGTTCACGTAAGCAGTGGTTACAACACAGGGCAATTCTATAACGGCTTTTCAAATTCAACAACTGATTCATTACTCTCCATCGGACAAGTGCAAGACCATATCCCCGGGTATATGTACTCCGGCAGTACAAATTGGACTCGAAGCGCAATGGATGAAGTCGGCTGGACAGGAATTAATCCTTCAAATGATAATATCATGTATGCTGCTTGGAGAGGCGGGAGTAATATTTATCGTTCTACAAATCGCGGCGTTTCGTTTTCAAATGTGCAAAGTTTTGGAACGACCGGCGCATGGAACGCGCCTTTTGTTATTGCTCCCTCAAATTCGAGTGTAGTTTATTTTGGAAAACAAAAAGTCTATAAAACGACAGACGGCGGCACAAGTTGGACAGCGACTAACAGCAATACGAATATTGATGGAAACCCAACGCTCTCGATGGGAATTTCAAAAACAAACGATAATGTCGTGTACATCGGAACCGCGCCATACACAACACGAGCGCAAGTTTGGAAGACGGTGAACGGAGGAACAAGTTGGCAAAACATTACCGGCACACTCCCCGACCGGTATCCGAATGATATTACTGTAGACCCGAATAATTCCAACTCGGCGTATATTGCTTTTGGCGGATTTGGAACAGGGCATTTTTATAAAACAACCGATGGCGGCACTTCATGGACAAACATCACCGGAATTTTACCGGATGTTCCCGGCACGGCTGTAATGGTTGACCCGTTGAATTCAAATAATGTATTTGCGGGAAATGATATCGGAGTGTTTATTTCGACTGATGCCGGTACCACATGGAATAATTTTTCTGACGGATTACCCGATGCGGTTCTTGTTTCGGATATTACATATTCTCCATCCAATCGTATCCTCCGTGTTGCTACACATGGCAATGGCGTATTTGAGCGAAAACTTCCTTCTGCCTTTCCTTCTGTGTTTTTGAATTTTCCCAATGGAAACGAATTATGGGAAGCAACTTCAACTCAATTAATTGAATGGTCACCATTGGTCGTTTCAAATGTAAATTTGGAATACTCAACCGATAACGGTTCTTCATGGATAACAATTGCAGATAATGTTCCTTCTACACCGTCAAATTACACATGGAATGTTCCTACAACATTAACAACCTCTGCTTTGATAAAAATAAGTTCAGCAGAAAATCCGGCTGTCTTTGATTTGTCTGATGCATCATTCACAATTTATTTCGCAGGCGCGATTGTTTCTCCAAGCGCGGGATGGAATCTTGTTTCCCTACCTTTAACGTTTGAAGACCGAAGAAAGACAACCCTCTTCCCGACAGCTGTTTCATCGGCGATTGAGTTCAACGGTTCTTATAATCAAAAAGATACCTTGCTCAACGGAATCGGGTACTGGCTAAAGTTTAGTGAATCGCAAGCAGTTATTATGCGCGGAGATTCGGTACATTCAGATACGATAGAAATTCAAGAAGGATGGAACATCATCGGGGGAATCAGTTCTCCGGTTTCTGTTTCATCAATCATCGAAGAACCATCGAATTTGCTCTCAACGGATTTCTTCGCATATAATTATGGTTATGAAAACGCGCTTACAATTGAGCCGGGGAAAGGATATTGGGTGAAAGCAAATTCAAGCGGAATAATAATTCTGAATGATGCTTTAACATTCCAACATTCTTCACACAAACAGGATTATCAAACCACATGCAATCGTCTTACGATTCGTGATGCGAGAGGAAATAAGCAAATCTTGTATTTTGGCAACGCAAATCAACAAGTGAACAACCAAAGCGCAGAACTTCCTCCTTTGCCTCCTGCCGGAATATTTGATGTTCGTTTTACGTCACAACAATCTCTTGCATTGGCTGATGAAAACGGACACTCGAAGTTCCCTATTCATTTATCCTCTGTACACTATCCGATTACAATTTCTTGGGAAATAATTGAGAAGAATTCTATAAACTGGATGTTACATTCAAATGGAAATATTTTTGTACTTGATGGAACAGGTTCCACTATTTTATCTGAGGAAGAAACAAGTAACCTTCAATTACAGGCTGAAGTAAACGCCATTGCAATTCCGGCACAAACCCGGTTGCTCCAGAACTTCCCGAATCCGTTCAACCCGCAAACGACAATTCGATTTGAACTTGGGGAAAAATCATTCGTTACTGTAAAAATCTTTGACGCACTTGGACGGCAGGTTGCCAATCTGATTGAAAACGAGTTGGAATCCGGCTACCATGAAGTTACTTGGAACGCCACTGAATATCCTTCAGGAATATATATTGTTCAACTTCAGAACAGTAATCTTTCATTCCAAACAAGGATTCTGCTCTTAAAGTAGTGATTTGACGCACCCGTACAGGGGAGTCTATTGACTTATTATCAGATATTATCTTATATTTACCTCGGATTTTATCAGGAATACTTTTTAGGATAATTTCCTTAATAATTAGGGTTTATTTATAGAAAAAGCACAGCTATGGGTAATAACATATTAATTACGGTCGGCTCTCTCATTGTTTTGGGATTGTTCACCTTATCATCGAATACGATGATAACGCAGAATACCCAAATAATGTTACAGAGTGAACATTATATCACTGCAATTGCGCTCGCTCAGTCTGTTATTGACGAAGCGAAAACCAAATCGTTCGATGAAAAGAGCACGAACAAGAACATTGTAAAGCCGGAATCCTTAACTACGTCCACCAATTTTGGAAGCGATGGGACAGGAGAACTTGTTGGCGTTGACTATGTGGATTTATACACGGAAAAAAAAGAATTTCAAGAGCGAACAACATATTACCTCAAAGAGCAAATTCTCCCATCATCTTCTACCCCCCAATCACAACTCAGGTTCGATGATGTTGATGATTACAATTATTACACACGCGTAGTGAGAACCCCGAGCAGTGGAATGGATACCATTCGCACGTCGGTTACGTACGCAAGTGTCACGTATCCGGATTCAAGTAAAACAACGGCATCATTTTGTAAAAAAATGAAGGTTGTTATTTCCGGTCAATACTTGCCAAGACCCTTTGTCATGGAATATGCTTATATCTATTGAGGTCATGCTATGAGTACTATGCTCGATATCATCGGTTCGATTATCATTGGCGGTGTTGTAATGCTGATGGTGTTAAATGTAAACTCGAACTTTGTAACGCTGCAAGGAAAACAAGCCCTCTCAAAAGTAGTACAATCCAATGCAACTGCCGCGGCTGAACTTGTCGAACATGATTTCCGTAAAATCGGTTATCGCTGTACCGATTCTATAAAACTTAGTCTTATGGATTCAAGTAGGATTACCGCACTCGGTGATTTTGATGACAACGGCTCCATTGATAGCATCAGATACTACTTCGACAATGTAACTCCTGTGTACGCATCACCTGCGAATAAAGATATACGGATGCTGTACCGGGTCTTTAATAACCAGGTTCCCTCTCCTATTAATTTAGGATTTACACGATTTCGACTCTGGTATTTTGATTCATCTGAAAGTGAAACATCTGTTCGTTCAAATGTCCGTTCAATAAAAGTCGCATTTCAATTTGCGAGTCCTTACAAATATGAAACCACTGCTCAGTACGATACAAATTTTTACACGTTGTATTGGGAGCGTATTGTTAAACCAAAAAATTTAAAGTGATTTATGCAAGGTCGTTCATTAGCAATAATACTTAGTGGAGTGATTGCAATCGGAAGTTACATTCAGTACAACATGTTGCAATCGAATAAGCGTCTAACCGAAAATGTACTCAACTACACTTCACGCCAGACGGCACAGAACATTGCGCAGACAGGCGTTTATATGGGACTCAGGAAACTTGCTGAAAACCGAAATTGGCGCGCAGGATATAAGAACCTCCCTTTAATGGGTGGAAATCTAACCGTAAGAATTGTTGACACAGTCTTTAATGGTAAAAATGTAATTGGAGTACTTGCCAGCGCAAAGATGCCTTACAGTACATGGACCGATTCTTCAGAACGATTGCCGGACACTGTCGGGAATAGTCGTGCATATCTTCCCAAAGGGTTTATCCCGGCATCAGTCAAAGCCGCAATTACCGCAAACAATCCCATTGTAACCTTAGGAACTCTAACCACCGACGGAAGAGACCACGATCTCGAAGGTTCTAAAATGATTCCGAATCAAGGAACACTTGGGATATGGACTACGAAAACGTATGACCAAAGAGGCGATTCACATACAGGAGGTACTGATTCCGCGTCACGTGTTGATTATGAACCGGATAAACCTGCTCATGTGAAAACTTTCAAAACATTCGGTGTTTGGCCCGGCGGTTACCCCGGAACTCCCGATAGTATTCTCGGCGGACCATCAATGGGATTTCCTGAAGGAACACTGAAAGCTATTGCAATGAGCGGAATAAACGGTAGTCAATATACGACGAACCCGGCAACGCTTAAGTATCCCCTCAGTGGTGTGACGTATGTTGAGTTAGCGAACGCGGGGAGATGGATAGCGGCGGATGTTGAGGGTGAAGGAATTTTAGTTGTGCACAATGCATGGAAGAATGCCAGTATCGAAGAATGGAAAACGAAACAAACATTTAGAGGGTTAGTCATTTGCGATGACCCCTATCGAATACATTCGACAGTAGTTGGCGCTATCGTAGGGTTATCACCCTCCATCTCGCGTGGTAATTGTATTGGAAATGGAACCGGAAATATTCTTTTTTCAAATGAAGCAATTGCGACCGCAACAGGTTCTATCATTGGTAATGCCGGAGGTCCGTGCGATGCTCAAGTCCTTGCATGGTGGGAATAATATTTTTGTAATTTATTTGTCACTTATTAGGGTACTCATATTATGAAAAAAACAATTCAATTCATTTCAAGCATCATTCTTCTCTCTTTGTTGTTCACTTCTTTGAGTATATCTCAGGATGTCTGGAAAAAAACAGGGGGACCGAACGCAGGCTATGTCTTCTCTCTCGCATTAGATTCCAGCGGGCATATCTTTGCAGGAACAGGGGCAAACGGTGTTTTCCATTTAGTTCCCGGCGCTTCATGGAAACAAATCAGTTCTGAACTCTCGAATTCTGTTGCGTACGCAGTTGCTGTTGATTTTGACGGACACTTATTTACCGGAACCGATGACGGTGTTTACATGTCGAAAGATGATGGAGGAAAATGGTCTGAAGTAAGTTCAGGTTTGAAGAACACTTACATCAATTGCATGACGGTTAACAGAACCAAGGAAATTATCTTCGCAGGAACGGCAGGTGGCGGAGTTTTTCGCTCATTTGATGGTGGATATACTTGGAAGGAAGGTAACAGCGGACTTGACGATAAGGTTGTTTTATGTTTGTCTTTTGATAAAGATGGTCACATTTACGCTGGAACAGACAAAATGGGAATTTTTCGTTCTGCAGACAACGGGAGCACATGGCAAAATGTCAGTTCAGGATTACCTGTTGCAAGTATTCTATCGTTGACTGTAAATAATAAAAATATGATTTTTGCAGGTACGCGAGAGGGATTATATCGCTCTCAGAGCGATGGAAGAACATGGTCAAAACTTACCAAGGGACTGCAAGCTACCTCTTTTTATTCACTGACATTTTGCAAGCATGGAACCACGTATGTGGGTACAGATAAAGGAATCTTTCGTTCGGAAGATAATGGTGATTCCTGGGAAACAGATGAAATCGGGATCCCGGATGTTGCTATAATATCGATGGTGACGGACGATAGAGACTACATCTACGCAGGAACCGACAAAGGGGAAGTCTTCTTTCATACATTTGAAGACCATTAAAAATATTTTTTGATACCAGAAGAAGCGGACTACAGAACAATCTGTAGCCCGCTTTTTTTTATGTTTCTTAATGTCACAAGAATTCCTTATACTTGCTCGCGCATGAATCATCAGCGACCACATATTTTGGTTCTCTTAACGCTTTGCTTTGTCATTTCCCTTATTTGGTGTGGTGACATTAGTTGCCTTAATGGAACAAGCGAAGAGAATTGTTCTTCGTTATTGTGCAATCTTTCTGGAAATCATTCTTCAAATGCCGATAGATCGCGAAACAATAGTGTAGATAATTGTACATGTGTTTGTCACACTCCTACAGTAATAGGACAATTATGGGGTGTTACATTCCCTCTTAGTTCACAAAATTATTTTCCTGAATTTACTTTTCACATCCCCTCATCTCCTAACCGGCTTCTTTATCGCCCGCCGTTAGCCGCGTAACTGCCTCCCCCTTTACTCGAAGTGATTCCCTCACTTTGAGCACTTTTTACTTTCACTGATTTTCAAAACTAATTAAGAGGTTTTGCCTTGAAAAGGTATATCCCATTTGTGGGATGGCTTTCTCTATTTTTGTTCATGCAATTGCAAGGACAAGAAGTGAAAAAGTTATCCCTGCATGATGCTCTTGAGTTTGCGCTCAAGAATAATCCTAACTTACTTAAAGCCGAGAAGGAAATTGACGCGGCGAACGGAAGAATCTTACAATCAGGAAAAATCCCCAATCCTGAATTTTCCATCGCTGTGAACGAAACTCCATCAGGCATCAATTTCGGTTCTTCAAACGAGCAGGATATTTCTCTCTCCCAGGAGATT includes:
- a CDS encoding T9SS type A sorting domain-containing protein, coding for MKRFFLLATSLSCFLATLVLLFTSTQMQFVQVHQPQKTGRSGALEALEFWTASRAYPDADISSNKFYSGFEQSKKWMKEIPNTPFSDYDWQFIGPVNLAGRTIALALNPINGNTLWAGSASGGLWRSPTGGVGGNWERVKIGYPVLGVNAVAIDKNDTNTIYIGTGEVYRYVAASGGTVIRTTRGSYGMGILKTTDNGETWTKVLDWSYNQQQGVQVIKINPLNSNTVWAGTTAGVYKSTDAGLTWTNTVALPAMDLVVHLTDSNKVIASCGNFGYAATVIRTSDGGMNWENLIFPDYLGKTMLGISESNPDIVYASVGDDSTNGTGSLWKTTDFGLSWNEQSNSSTHGIWGVQGWYSHYVAVHPTTPDLLVHAVVGMGRSTNGGVNFSGASSYSDHHAFALHPTNPNILYDANDNGIYRSTNFGQSFVHVSSGYNTGQFYNGFSNSTTDSLLSIGQVQDHIPGYMYSGSTNWTRSAMDEVGWTGINPSNDNIMYAAWRGGSNIYRSTNRGVSFSNVQSFGTTGAWNAPFVIAPSNSSVVYFGKQKVYKTTDGGTSWTATNSNTNIDGNPTLSMGISKTNDNVVYIGTAPYTTRAQVWKTVNGGTSWQNITGTLPDRYPNDITVDPNNSNSAYIAFGGFGTGHFYKTTDGGTSWTNITGILPDVPGTAVMVDPLNSNNVFAGNDIGVFISTDAGTTWNNFSDGLPDAVLVSDITYSPSNRILRVATHGNGVFERKLPSAFPSVFLNFPNGNELWEATSTQLIEWSPLVVSNVNLEYSTDNGSSWITIADNVPSTPSNYTWNVPTTLTTSALIKISSAENPAVFDLSDASFTIYFAGAIVSPSAGWNLVSLPLTFEDRRKTTLFPTAVSSAIEFNGSYNQKDTLLNGIGYWLKFSESQAVIMRGDSVHSDTIEIQEGWNIIGGISSPVSVSSIIEEPSNLLSTDFFAYNYGYENALTIEPGKGYWVKANSSGIIILNDALTFQHSSHKQDYQTTCNRLTIRDARGNKQILYFGNANQQVNNQSAELPPLPPAGIFDVRFTSQQSLALADENGHSKFPIHLSSVHYPITISWEIIEKNSINWMLHSNGNIFVLDGTGSTILSEEETSNLQLQAEVNAIAIPAQTRLLQNFPNPFNPQTTIRFELGEKSFVTVKIFDALGRQVANLIENELESGYHEVTWNATEYPSGIYIVQLQNSNLSFQTRILLLK